A window of the Verminephrobacter eiseniae EF01-2 genome harbors these coding sequences:
- a CDS encoding CaiB/BaiF CoA transferase family protein, giving the protein MPATSTSDTAPRSAAPDMRSGPLAGVRILDMATVVAAPFACTLCADLGAEVVKLELPDGSDALRTLAPVKGRHALYWKVTNRGKRGITLDVRKAEGRALLLRLLPQFDVLVENFRTGTLERWGLDLATLQRANPQLTVLRLTGFGQTGPYAARPGFARIFEAMSGFAHLTGEADGRPQHMNYPLGDMVAGLFGAFSIAAAVADRRAHPRECGREIDLSATEAMLRMLEPLAAEFEQLGQVRCRAGSRATYTAPSNIYRTKDQCWITLVASSEPIFRRLCQAMGRPALASDPRFGSSQQRMLHIDALDGAIERWCATLACAELAQVLEQHEVPFGKVYAIDDVLADPHLQARQAIIRLPDPDLGELPAPCAVPRFSGFAPQIPRSGPALGEHNEQVFGALGLGADELACLRSAQVI; this is encoded by the coding sequence ATGCCCGCCACTTCAACGTCCGACACCGCGCCGCGCAGCGCTGCGCCGGATATGCGCAGCGGCCCGCTGGCCGGGGTGCGCATCCTGGACATGGCCACCGTGGTGGCCGCCCCCTTTGCCTGCACCCTGTGCGCCGACCTGGGGGCCGAGGTGGTCAAGCTGGAACTGCCCGACGGCAGCGATGCGCTGCGCACCCTGGCGCCGGTCAAGGGCCGGCATGCGCTGTACTGGAAGGTGACCAATCGCGGCAAGCGCGGCATCACGCTCGATGTGCGCAAGGCCGAGGGCCGCGCGCTGTTGCTGCGCCTGTTGCCGCAGTTCGATGTGCTGGTGGAGAACTTTCGCACCGGCACCCTGGAGCGCTGGGGCCTGGACCTGGCGACGCTGCAACGCGCCAACCCGCAGTTGACGGTGCTGCGCCTGACCGGCTTTGGCCAGACCGGGCCCTACGCCGCGCGCCCGGGCTTTGCCCGCATCTTCGAGGCGATGAGCGGCTTTGCCCACCTGACCGGCGAGGCCGACGGTCGCCCGCAGCATATGAACTACCCGCTGGGCGATATGGTGGCGGGCCTGTTCGGCGCCTTCTCCATTGCCGCCGCGGTGGCCGACCGGCGCGCGCACCCGCGCGAGTGCGGCCGCGAGATCGACCTGTCGGCCACCGAGGCCATGCTGCGCATGCTCGAACCGCTGGCGGCGGAGTTCGAGCAACTCGGCCAGGTGCGTTGCCGCGCCGGCAGCCGCGCCACCTACACCGCGCCGTCGAACATATACCGCACCAAGGACCAGTGCTGGATCACGCTGGTGGCCTCGTCCGAGCCGATTTTCCGGCGGCTGTGCCAGGCCATGGGCCGGCCCGCGCTGGCCAGCGATCCGCGCTTTGGCTCCAGCCAGCAGCGCATGCTGCATATCGATGCGCTCGACGGCGCCATCGAGCGCTGGTGCGCCACGCTGGCTTGCGCTGAACTGGCGCAGGTGCTCGAGCAGCACGAGGTGCCCTTTGGCAAGGTCTACGCCATCGATGACGTGCTCGCCGACCCGCATTTGCAGGCGCGCCAGGCCATCATCCGCCTGCCCGACCCGGACCTGGGCGAGTTGCCCGCGCCCTGCGCCGTGCCGCGCTTTTCCGGCTTTGCGCCGCAGATTCCGCGCAGCGGGCCGGCGCTGGGCGAGCACAACGAGCAGGTGTTCGGCGCGCTCGGTCTGGGCGCTGACGAGCTCGCCTGTCTGCGCTCGGCGCAGGTGATTTGA